In a single window of the Cucumis melo cultivar AY chromosome 11, USDA_Cmelo_AY_1.0, whole genome shotgun sequence genome:
- the LOC127143903 gene encoding secreted RxLR effector protein 161-like — protein METVLTKSEYASIIWSLRYALDCTRSDIAYVVGLLCRLTSRPSLKHWNAIKRVMRYLKKTQKLGLHYQKFPVVLEGYIDVGWNSLLDYAKATSGYIFNIVGGDVAWKSKKQTI, from the coding sequence atGGAGACAGTGTTAACCAAATCAGAATATGCAAGCATCATATGGAGTTTGAGATATGCTCTTGATTGCACTAGGTCAGATATAGCTTATGTTGTAGGATTATTATGTAGGCTTACTAGCAGACCTAGTTTAAAACACTGGAACGCAATCAAAAGAGTCATGAGATACCTTAAGAAAACCCAGAAACTAGGATTACATTACCAAAAGTTTCCTGTTGTCCTAGAAGGTTACATCGATGTTGGTTGGAACTCCCTCTTGGATTATGCAAAGGCTACAAGTGGTTATATCTTCAATATAGTAGGAGGGGATGTTGCATGGAAATCCAAGAAACAGACTATTTAG